Proteins encoded in a region of the Gemmatimonadaceae bacterium genome:
- a CDS encoding SRPBCC domain-containing protein, whose amino-acid sequence MADSATQMALRHLEMKLTRVVHAPREVVWKVWTEPRHLARWFGPKVVTVPECTVDLRVGGQHRLTMRLPNGVDYPIRGEYREISAPSRLQVAYDLTEHPPEFHRMWREAAGTGSDAPAVQILTTVNLEALGPYETRLVITQRFTSDADRDANIELGAISGWDDSFEKMDELLEGL is encoded by the coding sequence ATGGCTGACTCGGCGACCCAGATGGCATTGCGCCACCTGGAGATGAAACTGACGCGTGTGGTGCATGCACCGCGTGAGGTGGTGTGGAAGGTGTGGACCGAGCCGAGACACCTGGCGCGGTGGTTCGGCCCGAAGGTGGTGACGGTGCCCGAATGCACCGTGGACCTGCGTGTCGGCGGTCAGCACCGGCTCACGATGCGCCTGCCGAACGGCGTGGATTATCCGATCCGCGGCGAGTATCGCGAGATATCGGCGCCGTCCCGCCTGCAGGTCGCCTACGACCTGACGGAGCATCCCCCCGAGTTTCACCGGATGTGGCGCGAGGCAGCCGGGACGGGTTCCGACGCGCCGGCCGTGCAAATCCTGACCACGGTCAACCTCGAGGCACTCGGTCCATATGAGACGCGACTGGTCATCACCCAGCGCTTTACCTCGGATGCCGATCGCGACGCGAACATCGAGCTGGGGGCCATCAGTGGGTGGGACGACAGCTTCGAGAAGATGGACGAACTGCTGGAGGGTCTATGA